One Nostoc punctiforme PCC 73102 DNA window includes the following coding sequences:
- a CDS encoding P-II family nitrogen regulator, with protein sequence MKKVEAIIRPFKLDEVKIALVNAGIVGMTVSEVRGFGRQKGQTERYRGSEYTVEFLQKLKVEIVVDDNQVDMVVDKIIAAARTGEIGDGKIFISPVEQVIRIRTGEKNTEAV encoded by the coding sequence ATGAAAAAAGTAGAAGCTATTATCCGCCCATTTAAGCTAGATGAGGTAAAAATTGCCTTGGTTAACGCTGGTATTGTCGGTATGACTGTTTCTGAAGTTCGGGGGTTCGGACGGCAAAAAGGCCAAACTGAACGGTATCGCGGTTCTGAGTACACCGTTGAGTTTTTGCAAAAACTCAAAGTGGAAATCGTCGTTGACGACAATCAGGTTGATATGGTGGTAGACAAAATTATTGCTGCTGCCCGCACTGGTGAAATCGGCGATGGTAAAATTTTCATCTCGCCTGTTGAGCAAGTGATTCGGATTCGTACTGGCGAAAAGAACACAGAAGCAGTTTAA
- the rdgB gene encoding RdgB/HAM1 family non-canonical purine NTP pyrophosphatase, which yields MTKLLVVATGNPGKLREMQAYLKNSGWELTLKPEELDIEETGETFAANACLKASQIAKATGNWAIADDSGLQVDALNGAPGVYSARYAKTDSERIARLLKELGNEVNRQAQFVCAVAIARPDGAIVLESEGICRGEILHAPRGDSGFGYDPIFYVQELQLTFAEMTRELKGSISHRGKAFTALLPQLERIKRRD from the coding sequence ATGACCAAATTACTTGTAGTAGCCACAGGAAATCCAGGTAAGTTGCGAGAAATGCAAGCTTACCTGAAAAATTCTGGTTGGGAATTAACCCTCAAACCTGAAGAATTGGATATTGAAGAGACGGGCGAAACCTTTGCCGCTAATGCTTGTTTGAAAGCATCACAAATTGCTAAAGCTACGGGGAACTGGGCGATTGCTGATGATTCGGGTTTGCAAGTAGATGCTCTAAATGGCGCACCAGGGGTTTATTCTGCACGTTACGCCAAAACTGACTCAGAACGGATTGCTAGGTTATTGAAAGAATTAGGCAACGAGGTAAATCGACAAGCACAATTTGTTTGTGCAGTAGCGATCGCTCGTCCTGATGGTGCGATCGTATTAGAATCTGAAGGTATTTGTCGTGGTGAAATTCTTCACGCGCCCCGTGGTGATAGTGGCTTCGGGTACGATCCAATTTTTTATGTCCAAGAGTTGCAATTGACCTTTGCTGAGATGACACGAGAGTTGAAGGGTTCAATAAGTCATCGAGGCAAGGCTTTTACAGCTTTACTGCCGCAGCTGGAGAGAATTAAGAGACGCGATTAA